Proteins encoded within one genomic window of Paraglaciecola psychrophila 170:
- a CDS encoding NRDE family protein yields MCILFVAVNQHKDYPLIIAANRDEFFNRGTSESHIWHSDNSIIAGKDLQAGGTWMGVNEKGYIASLTNIRDPQKISADAITRGELVSHYLQQPISDYHKTLSAHKDNYNGYNLLFGKWNNLAVYNNHLDQLQQLTDGYYGLSNASLNSPWPKINKGVAKLQEYCQDDHDIDPDILFKLLLDKSLAADEDLPKTGIPIDWERRLSSIFILGDEYGTRSSTVLKVDKQQNVQWYERTYNNQAKCLSTQSFNFSII; encoded by the coding sequence ATGTGTATTTTGTTTGTAGCTGTCAATCAGCATAAAGATTACCCGTTAATCATTGCGGCAAATCGTGACGAGTTCTTTAATCGAGGTACATCCGAGTCACACATTTGGCACTCTGACAATAGCATTATTGCTGGCAAAGATTTGCAAGCAGGTGGTACATGGATGGGAGTGAATGAAAAAGGATATATTGCATCCTTGACCAATATTCGCGATCCACAAAAAATATCTGCAGATGCGATAACACGAGGTGAGTTAGTCAGTCATTATTTGCAACAGCCTATATCTGACTACCATAAAACGTTAAGTGCTCACAAAGATAACTACAACGGATATAACTTGCTGTTTGGAAAATGGAATAATTTAGCCGTTTATAATAATCATTTGGATCAGCTACAACAGCTTACAGACGGTTATTATGGATTATCTAATGCAAGCTTAAATAGTCCTTGGCCAAAAATTAATAAAGGCGTGGCTAAATTACAAGAGTATTGCCAGGATGACCACGATATCGACCCGGATATCTTGTTTAAACTATTGTTAGATAAGAGTTTAGCCGCTGACGAAGACCTACCAAAAACGGGTATACCTATTGACTGGGAGCGGCGTTTATCGTCTATTTTTATACTTGGTGATGAATACGGCACTCGCTCATCCACTGTATTAAAAGTGGATAAACAGCAAAATGTTCAGTGGTACGAACGTACTTACAATAACCAAGCAAAGTGCTTATCTACACAAAGCTTCAATTTCAGCATAATTTAA
- a CDS encoding amino acid aminotransferase → MFEVLPQLPADPILGLSAAFKADTNPNKIDLGVGVYKDENGHTPILDSVAKAQTILLGKEDSKSYITPQGVQGYINGMLQLMLGKDSPALLADRIAAVQAPGGCGALRILSELIKRCNENITVWVSDPTWANHIPLIGNAGLAIKTYPYFDKTNASINFDAMVDCLGQVKKGDVVLLHGCCHNPTGADLTKDQWQVVLELAQKTGFVPFVDTAYQGFGDGLEEDAYGMRLLVNNLPEVIIAASCSKNFGLYRERVGIAVMVTENSATRQAIQSQIQYIARGIYSMPPSYGGALVDIILNDETLRHEWTAEVEAMRCRMQDLRSLLVSKMSQYGSSKDFEFVKKQKGMFSFLCITPEQVQAVRDQHSVYFVGSSRVNIAGISKSNVDALAKALVSVI, encoded by the coding sequence ATGTTTGAAGTATTGCCCCAGCTTCCTGCCGACCCGATTTTAGGATTGTCTGCTGCATTTAAAGCTGACACTAACCCTAATAAAATAGATTTAGGTGTTGGCGTTTATAAAGACGAAAATGGTCACACACCTATTCTCGATTCTGTGGCCAAAGCACAAACCATTCTTTTAGGTAAAGAAGACTCTAAAAGCTATATTACTCCGCAAGGTGTTCAAGGTTACATTAATGGCATGCTGCAGCTGATGTTAGGCAAAGACAGCCCAGCCTTATTAGCGGATCGAATTGCAGCAGTGCAAGCTCCTGGTGGATGTGGCGCGTTAAGAATTTTGTCTGAATTGATTAAACGCTGTAACGAAAACATCACTGTCTGGGTCAGCGATCCGACTTGGGCTAACCACATACCGTTAATTGGCAATGCTGGTCTAGCCATAAAAACTTATCCATACTTTGATAAAACCAATGCCAGTATAAATTTTGATGCGATGGTCGATTGTCTTGGTCAGGTCAAAAAAGGCGATGTGGTGTTATTACACGGCTGTTGTCACAACCCCACCGGTGCTGATTTAACCAAAGACCAATGGCAAGTGGTACTAGAACTAGCACAAAAGACTGGTTTTGTTCCTTTTGTAGATACTGCTTATCAGGGGTTTGGTGATGGTTTAGAAGAAGATGCCTACGGTATGCGCTTATTAGTTAACAACTTACCAGAAGTGATTATTGCAGCCTCTTGCTCTAAAAACTTTGGCTTGTACCGAGAAAGAGTGGGCATTGCTGTGATGGTCACAGAAAACAGTGCAACCCGCCAAGCCATACAAAGTCAAATTCAATACATTGCTAGGGGTATTTACTCTATGCCTCCATCATACGGTGGCGCACTAGTAGATATTATTTTAAATGATGAAACATTGCGTCATGAATGGACTGCAGAAGTTGAAGCTATGCGTTGTCGCATGCAAGACCTACGTTCACTGCTGGTATCAAAAATGAGTCAGTACGGTTCCAGTAAAGATTTTGAATTTGTCAAAAAGCAAAAAGGTATGTTTTCATTTTTATGTATCACCCCAGAGCAAGTGCAAGCTGTGCGCGACCAACATAGCGTATATTTTGTTGGCTCTAGCCGTGTCAATATCGCAGGAATTAGCAAATCCAACGTTGATGCATTAGCTAAAGCACTGGTATCAGTTATCTAA
- a CDS encoding FHA domain-containing protein, whose translation MAIVLELLSRKNIPLKHYKFEQDYVCVGRDFNNDLRLDDPYVCPSHMLVAIDPESGKLMVNDCQSTNGIKVNNKFVRQATLNSHDVIKIGRTRLRIIDTKVPLAEAIPLSELEENLSWLNHSFLAICLSLVCLSFLLLSKYLGSVQEFSLIKGLSSELGQLAVFCLWPLSFAVLARVVQKESHIISQFNLLWLIVLLVNGLILLQKIAIFNIHPGRWFTWLELIIFALVIGSFIWLSLFTAFHQSNHRRNIIACSMTFIILGPIYALSFLNTDEFSSRPSYNPILLPPTYNITSASQTDKFIEQANNLFTQVDKLKTK comes from the coding sequence ATGGCAATAGTGTTAGAACTACTTTCTCGAAAAAACATTCCACTCAAACATTATAAATTTGAACAAGACTATGTGTGCGTAGGCCGAGATTTTAATAATGACTTACGCTTAGACGACCCATATGTCTGCCCCAGTCATATGTTGGTAGCCATTGATCCTGAGTCTGGCAAGTTAATGGTCAATGATTGTCAGTCAACTAATGGCATAAAGGTGAACAATAAGTTCGTCAGGCAAGCCACACTTAACTCACACGATGTAATAAAAATTGGTCGCACACGCTTAAGGATAATTGATACTAAAGTACCTTTAGCCGAAGCCATACCCTTAAGCGAATTAGAAGAAAACCTTAGTTGGTTAAACCACAGCTTCTTAGCTATTTGTTTATCCTTGGTTTGCTTAAGCTTTTTATTACTTTCAAAATACTTGGGTAGTGTGCAAGAGTTTAGTTTGATTAAAGGACTTTCTTCTGAACTAGGGCAATTAGCGGTTTTTTGTTTATGGCCTTTAAGCTTTGCCGTATTGGCTAGAGTTGTCCAAAAGGAGAGTCATATTATTAGCCAATTCAATCTACTCTGGCTAATCGTACTGCTTGTTAATGGGCTAATTTTATTGCAAAAAATAGCTATATTTAATATTCATCCTGGACGCTGGTTTACATGGTTAGAACTAATCATATTTGCCCTCGTTATTGGAAGCTTCATCTGGTTAAGTCTGTTTACTGCATTTCATCAAAGTAACCATAGGCGCAATATTATTGCATGTTCGATGACCTTCATCATACTGGGTCCTATTTATGCTTTGAGTTTTTTAAATACAGATGAGTTTAGTTCTAGGCCGAGCTATAACCCAATACTATTACCGCCCACCTATAATATAACGTCTGCGTCACAAACAGATAAATTTATTGAGCAGGCCAACAACTTGTTTACCCAAGTTGATAAACTAAAAACGAAATAA
- a CDS encoding S1 family peptidase, producing the protein MKILLFVFSMFCSLAHSQQTAQNLFGQHRTALYQIKIIELESGNKSSIGSGFQIDKSGNVVTNYHVVSEYVYNPDKFRIEYLAHDGSQGQLQLVDVDVVNDLALVRKVELSAQESAFPIAQSLPLQGSDIYSLGNPHDLGMIVVPGTFNGLKKSSFYQRIHFTGSINPGMSGGPVVNKFGEVMGVNVATAGNQIGFLIPLEKIQELLKNQNAQVLKSEQFKPRIQQQLLANQNRLFSLLNNHSWETSELGKALVPSKITDFISCWGGSNTSDTEALYLSVENRCQLDEQIYLHHGLRTGGFEVEFEWLNGKSLGEHRFYNFYSQSITGAGAGNNATKTDVTNFRCQQDKVTNINGVTNKTVLCLRAYKEFDQLYDVLFVAATLDHTQQGLISHYTLSGVSKESALVFTQKFMDSISWQ; encoded by the coding sequence TTGAAAATTTTACTATTTGTTTTTTCTATGTTTTGTTCGCTTGCACATAGTCAACAAACAGCCCAAAACTTATTTGGGCAGCATCGTACCGCTCTATATCAAATCAAAATAATAGAGCTTGAGTCTGGTAATAAATCATCTATCGGATCAGGTTTTCAAATAGATAAATCAGGTAATGTGGTCACGAATTACCATGTAGTATCTGAATATGTATATAACCCTGATAAATTCAGGATTGAATATTTGGCTCATGATGGTTCTCAGGGACAACTGCAACTAGTTGATGTAGATGTAGTCAATGATTTAGCTCTAGTAAGAAAAGTTGAGCTATCCGCACAAGAAAGTGCTTTCCCTATTGCTCAGTCACTACCATTACAAGGTAGTGATATATATTCTTTAGGTAACCCCCATGATTTAGGCATGATAGTGGTTCCTGGTACATTTAATGGATTGAAAAAAAGTAGCTTTTACCAACGTATCCATTTCACCGGTTCGATTAACCCAGGAATGAGTGGAGGTCCTGTGGTCAATAAGTTTGGCGAAGTAATGGGTGTTAATGTGGCAACAGCAGGCAATCAAATTGGTTTCCTGATCCCACTAGAAAAAATTCAAGAGCTATTAAAAAACCAAAATGCACAGGTCTTAAAAAGTGAACAGTTTAAACCTCGTATACAACAACAATTATTAGCTAATCAGAATAGACTTTTTTCGTTATTAAATAACCATTCATGGGAAACCAGTGAATTAGGAAAAGCACTGGTTCCATCAAAGATAACTGACTTTATATCATGCTGGGGAGGATCGAATACTAGCGATACAGAAGCCTTATATTTATCGGTAGAAAACCGTTGTCAGTTAGATGAACAAATATATTTGCACCACGGGTTACGCACTGGCGGGTTTGAAGTTGAGTTTGAATGGTTAAATGGTAAGTCCTTGGGCGAACATCGTTTCTATAATTTTTACTCACAAAGCATCACAGGTGCTGGTGCCGGCAATAATGCAACCAAAACTGATGTCACTAATTTTCGTTGCCAGCAAGATAAAGTCACCAATATCAATGGTGTAACTAATAAAACAGTACTCTGTTTAAGAGCTTACAAAGAGTTTGACCAACTCTATGATGTGCTTTTTGTTGCTGCCACACTTGATCATACTCAACAAGGTTTGATTAGCCATTACACACTGTCTGGCGTTAGCAAAGAGTCAGCTTTGGTATTCACTCAGAAATTTATGGACTCAATATCATGGCAATAG
- a CDS encoding 1-acyl-sn-glycerol-3-phosphate acyltransferase produces the protein MIESVNTPILCKQVPRIGNKFSQWLGTRVLKWMGWSYRGTFPCCAKMILAIAPHTSNWDFLLGIAVAFNLRLKISFFGKHSIFIPPFDRILRRLGGIPIERSSKHGVVDGMADKMREAKSMLLCLAPEGTRSRVSPWKTGFLHIANKANVPVLLVAFDYKKKLIEFGPLHNISDNTHFELNRIYLHFKQVQGKYPEKMVIKVVPPVEREIEK, from the coding sequence ATGATTGAAAGCGTAAATACTCCTATTCTTTGTAAACAAGTTCCCAGAATAGGTAATAAATTTAGTCAATGGCTTGGCACGAGAGTTTTAAAGTGGATGGGATGGTCTTACCGCGGCACTTTCCCTTGCTGCGCAAAGATGATCCTTGCGATTGCGCCGCATACTTCTAACTGGGACTTTTTGCTGGGAATCGCTGTGGCATTTAATTTGCGTTTAAAAATCTCTTTTTTTGGTAAACACAGTATTTTCATACCACCTTTTGACCGTATTTTGCGTCGCTTGGGAGGCATTCCTATTGAGCGAAGTAGCAAACATGGTGTGGTTGATGGCATGGCCGATAAAATGCGAGAAGCCAAAAGTATGCTGTTGTGTCTTGCTCCAGAAGGGACTCGAAGTAGGGTGTCGCCTTGGAAAACCGGTTTTCTACATATTGCCAACAAAGCCAACGTACCAGTATTGTTGGTAGCTTTTGATTATAAGAAAAAACTTATCGAGTTTGGTCCATTACATAATATAAGCGACAATACGCACTTCGAACTGAATAGGATTTATCTGCACTTTAAACAAGTTCAAGGTAAGTATCCTGAAAAGATGGTCATTAAAGTTGTCCCCCCTGTGGAGAGAGAGATTGAAAAATAA
- the ihfA gene encoding integration host factor subunit alpha: MALTKAEMAEHLFEKLGINKRDAKDLVETFFEEVREALESGEQVKLSGFGNFDLREKNERPGRNPKTGEDIPIKARRVVTFRPGQKLKSRVESSKPID, encoded by the coding sequence ATGGCGTTAACCAAAGCCGAAATGGCTGAACACTTATTTGAAAAACTTGGGATCAACAAGCGTGATGCTAAAGATCTAGTCGAAACTTTTTTTGAAGAAGTGCGTGAAGCCCTAGAATCAGGTGAACAAGTCAAACTATCTGGTTTTGGTAATTTTGATTTAAGAGAAAAAAATGAACGTCCTGGTAGAAATCCAAAAACCGGAGAAGACATTCCAATTAAGGCGCGACGCGTGGTTACATTTAGACCCGGTCAAAAACTTAAAAGTAGAGTCGAGAGTTCAAAGCCAATAGATTAA